One window from the genome of bacterium encodes:
- a CDS encoding DUF4160 domain-containing protein: MPEISRFFGIVVRMYHDDHNPPDVHVQCQDDKALLDFHGNVVRGEK, from the coding sequence GTGCCTGAGATTTCGAGATTCTTCGGGATTGTCGTCCGTATGTACCACGACGACCATAATCCGCCGGATGTGCACGTCCAGTGCCAAGACGACAAGGCTCTGCTCGACTTCCACGGCAACGTGGTCAGAGGCGAGAAGTAG
- a CDS encoding DUF2442 domain-containing protein, translated as MWQLNDVTNIEYREGYVYRITFDDGLSDDVDFAEYLGRGPVFAPLRDLTYFRQAQIEGGTIAWPNGADIAPETLYERIEAQVEAQAPVARDKPASAK; from the coding sequence ATGTGGCAACTGAACGACGTGACGAATATCGAGTACCGTGAAGGCTACGTCTACCGGATCACGTTTGACGACGGCCTATCGGACGACGTAGACTTCGCCGAGTACCTGGGCCGGGGTCCGGTCTTCGCCCCCTTGCGGGACCTCACGTACTTCCGCCAGGCTCAAATCGAGGGCGGGACAATTGCCTGGCCCAATGGCGCTGACATCGCGCCCGAGACCCTCTACGAACGCATCGAAGCTCAGGTTGAGGCACAGGCTCCGGTCGCGCGCGACAAGCCGGCGTCCGCCAAGTGA
- a CDS encoding nucleotide-binding protein produces MNDNSSVSAEGNRIKWLVRASVTLDRSFGEVWDEYALDSDYEYIKPMLDECRGIIRAISKAIGDFRARSPGDSAAAQSRLADMTAAFSDVVEAVKKYSGDTSALSRFDSALADFRSEITALAVMAGVQTDLPPLEKLPDSGQPTAISTDALPVFIVHGHDQTVKAEVELLVTKLGLKPIVLNEQVSRSNTIIEKLEAHSDVGFAIVLLTPDDVGAAVSESDKLTLRARQNVILELGYSLAKLGRSRVCTLCSGKMDIPSDWSGVVYVPMDTQDAWKLRSAKELKSFYPAVDLNAL; encoded by the coding sequence TTGAACGACAACTCGTCTGTGTCGGCTGAGGGCAACAGAATCAAGTGGCTCGTCAGGGCGTCCGTAACGCTCGACCGGTCCTTTGGCGAGGTGTGGGATGAATATGCCCTGGATTCAGACTACGAATACATCAAGCCCATGCTAGATGAATGCCGCGGGATCATCCGGGCCATATCCAAGGCCATCGGTGATTTTAGGGCACGGAGTCCTGGGGATTCGGCCGCGGCACAATCCCGGCTGGCAGACATGACTGCTGCATTCTCCGACGTTGTCGAGGCAGTCAAGAAGTACAGTGGCGACACAAGCGCCCTCAGTCGGTTCGACTCAGCGTTGGCAGACTTCCGATCAGAAATCACTGCATTGGCCGTGATGGCTGGCGTGCAGACGGACCTGCCACCATTGGAGAAGCTGCCGGATAGCGGGCAGCCAACTGCAATATCCACGGATGCGCTACCAGTGTTCATAGTACACGGCCACGATCAGACAGTCAAAGCAGAGGTTGAACTTCTGGTGACGAAACTGGGACTCAAGCCCATAGTCCTCAACGAGCAAGTGAGCCGGAGCAACACGATCATTGAGAAGTTGGAGGCACACTCCGACGTAGGTTTCGCCATCGTGCTCCTCACTCCAGACGATGTGGGTGCGGCCGTATCTGAGAGTGACAAGTTGACGCTGAGAGCGCGCCAGAATGTGATCTTGGAGCTGGGATACTCTCTGGCGAAACTCGGGCGCTCGCGAGTCTGTACCCTCTGCTCAGGGAAAATGGATATCCCGTCGGACTGGAGCGGCGTGGTGTACGTTCCGATGGACACACAGGACGCGTGGAAGCTGCGGTCGGCGAAGGAATTAAAGAGCTTCTATCCGGCGGTAGACCTGAATGCTCTCTGA
- a CDS encoding tetratricopeptide repeat protein, whose amino-acid sequence MVHFLGHYFDPLVFWAVVPAAVGIVITAIVTTIVYELGPSRRHAKTVETILDGMRRNVDRMALYLDGLPKSSGPVRSSYDLGCAAMEVCKWDEAIMHFREAIKSASGTQLVALYNLIGLCHDTPGRWNDALQAYEESRRLAVDFGEKQGEAAALGDIGIIYGDKGEPDKALKYHEEALAIHRETGYQRGVAVQLCNIGLIYRDKGKPDKALKYLEEALAIDREIGHQHGVASDLGSIGIIYRDKGEPDKALKYHEEALAIDREIGYQRGVSNHLGNIGLFYRGKGEPDKALKYLEEALAIDREIGYQHGVAIHLGNIGLIYSDKGEPDKALKYHEEALAIHREIGYQQGVATQLGNIGLFYRGKGELDKALKYLEEALAIDREIWYQQGVAIQLGNIGIIYDDKGEPDKALKYLAEALLVFSAIGARLRVEQTMGNLEPLLEQMGREMFVAGCVDAGLTPEDAGKLADTLARSGESPD is encoded by the coding sequence ATGGTGCATTTCCTCGGGCACTACTTCGACCCTCTTGTCTTCTGGGCAGTCGTACCCGCCGCAGTAGGAATCGTTATTACAGCTATCGTAACCACAATCGTGTATGAGCTAGGACCAAGCAGACGGCATGCGAAGACTGTCGAGACCATACTCGACGGCATGCGGCGTAATGTGGACAGGATGGCTCTGTACCTCGACGGGCTGCCGAAGTCGTCCGGGCCGGTCAGGTCAAGCTACGACCTGGGCTGTGCAGCGATGGAGGTCTGCAAGTGGGACGAAGCAATCATGCACTTCCGGGAGGCCATCAAGTCCGCATCCGGGACACAACTGGTCGCGCTCTACAACCTCATCGGCCTATGTCATGACACGCCGGGGCGGTGGAACGATGCGCTTCAGGCCTACGAAGAGTCGCGCAGGCTGGCCGTGGACTTTGGCGAAAAGCAGGGCGAGGCCGCGGCCCTCGGAGACATCGGGATCATCTACGGCGACAAGGGCGAACCCGACAAGGCGCTGAAGTACCACGAGGAGGCGTTGGCGATTCACCGCGAAACCGGGTATCAGCGGGGCGTGGCGGTCCAACTCTGCAACATCGGGCTCATCTACCGCGACAAGGGCAAACCCGACAAGGCGTTGAAGTATTTGGAAGAAGCGTTGGCCATAGACCGCGAGATTGGGCATCAGCATGGCGTGGCGAGCGACCTCGGCAGCATCGGGATCATCTACCGCGACAAGGGCGAACCCGACAAGGCGCTGAAGTACCACGAGGAGGCGTTGGCGATTGACCGCGAAATCGGGTATCAGCGGGGCGTGTCGAACCACCTCGGCAACATCGGGCTCTTCTACCGCGGCAAGGGCGAACCCGACAAGGCGCTGAAGTACTTAGAGGAAGCGTTGGCGATTGACCGTGAAATCGGGTATCAGCACGGCGTGGCTATCCACCTCGGCAACATCGGGCTCATCTACAGCGACAAGGGCGAACCCGACAAGGCGCTGAAGTACCACGAGGAGGCGTTGGCGATTCACCGCGAAATCGGGTATCAGCAGGGCGTGGCTACCCAACTCGGCAACATCGGGCTCTTCTACCGCGGCAAGGGCGAACTCGACAAGGCGCTGAAGTACTTAGAGGAAGCGTTGGCGATTGACCGCGAAATCTGGTATCAGCAGGGCGTGGCTATCCAACTTGGCAATATCGGGATCATCTACGACGACAAGGGCGAACCCGACAAGGCGCTGAAGTATCTTGCTGAAGCTCTGTTGGTGTTCTCAGCCATCGGTGCACGACTTCGTGTAGAGCAAACCATGGGGAACCTTGAACCGCTGCTGGAGCAGATGGGCCGAGAGATGTTTGTGGCTGGATGCGTTGATGCCGGGTTGACGCCTGAGGATGCCGGGAAGCTGGCCGACACGCTGGCCCGGTCGGGCGAATCGCCAGACTGA